The DNA window TAACCTCAACCTGTTCTTTTTCTTGTCACACCCCAAAATCACATGTCACGATAAACCTAAAGGGAATGCTTGTAACATTTCAGGTGAGACAAATGTGCCAAAAATATGCCGAGAACGCTAGGAAGAGGTTCAACTTCTATTTAGATGCAATCTTGTCTCAAGACAGCTCTGCTGCACTTGACTTTATTTTACGGGCCAAGCCCTTGGCTGAAGCAGGAGAAAAGCTCCTCCGAAGTATTGAACATAAACAGGTAAAACTACCTTCTGTACAAGAGTTGGTTCCTCTGCTCGGGTTTTCTCTGCTGACATTGATTTTAAGTTAAACCAATGTGGTTTCTTTTTGGACAGGAAGCCTTACTGTGGGAAAGACCAACAATCAGAAATGTCCTCAACCCTAGTCGCTTCTATGTTCGAGAAAAATTGCAGGAAGTTGAATTACCCTTGAGAGGGATTGCAATAGCTTCAACTTCATGCCCTTCCTTTCCTGTTGCCATGATGAAGAAACTGCAAGCGGACTCTTTACACGACCTGAAAAGGCGAATACATGACCAGCTTGAGCAACTCGAGCGCTTTGCACCTTTCTacacaagaaagaaaaaagaaagatcttTGAAAGAGGCTTTCTGGCCCCTTgaaaccatttttcatgaagaTTTATTAGCTTTCTTTTTGGTTGATTGTCTGAAACTCCTCCAAGAAAATACCGAGGCTATTGAAGAATGCAAGCGAGAGAGCTCTAACACTGAAAGCTCAGGCGGTTCACAAATCAAATGGAGCTGTGACATTTTGTGCATTAAACCAAGCAAAACAAGTCTATATTTTGCTGTCAAGTGCTCACTTTCCTTAGGCCTTGCTGTGCTGCTGGGTTTGCTGTTCAATGAGAGAGAAGCATGTTGGGCAGGACTAATAATTGCAATAAGCTTTGTTAGGGGAAGACAAGCAACATTTACTGTAGCGAATGCTAGAGCACAATCTACGGCAATGGGATCAATCTACGGGATCTTGTGTTGCTTCATCTTCAAGGAAGTCGAGGACTTGAGTTTCTTACCTCTTCTACCTTGGTTAGTTTTCACAAGCTTTCTAAGGCACAGCAGGATGTATGGCCAAGCCGGTGGAATATCAGCAGCTGTAGGGGCACTACTAATACTTGGTAGGAAAGATTATGGCCCTCTGATCGATTTTGCAATTGCTCGAATCACAGGGGCTGTCATTGGATTGATATGTTTCGTCACCATAGAGATTCTCACATCCCCTGCAAGAGCAGCAACTCTGGCAAAACTCAAACTTTCACTTGGATTGGGATCCCTTCAAGCATGCATCGAAGATTTAGTTCTTTTTGACAACCAAATCGCTTCAATGAGTCCAAAGTTGAGACAGAAACAGAGTAAGTTGAAATCCCATGTCAAAAAGTTAGAGAAGTTCATTGAAGAAGCTCAGCTGGAGCCTAATTTCTGGTTCATCCCTTTCAACGGTGCCTGTTATAGCAAACTCCTGAGATCTTTATCAAACATGGAGAATCTTTCGCTTTTCATGTCCAACATAATAGAATCTCTATCACTCGTATTACAGCGCTTCGACCTTGATTTGGAAGAACTCCGAAAACCCATGAAGGCCTTTGAGAAAGATTTGGAGATTTTCAAGAAAAAAGTTGGGAAATCTCTGCACTGTCTTCAAGAACTGGCTTCCAAGAAGTCTGTTGCAGTTCATAACAAACATGACATTGAGTTCGGAACATCAGCAAGGGAAAATGattgggacactttggatgcggtccctaactatcaatattctttgattgaaacctttttagtttttagttttttattaagGTCATCGacattaatataataatgtaagttactatatttttaaattaaaaattaaaattgaaatttgtaattgtttatattaatgagattttaaataaaatccataatttatgggattaaaaataataaaatataaattatactctctattatattgtgtgtgtgtgtgtacatatatgtatgggtacattaaccaaaattaacaaaaaaaggtattgtaccaaaacatggatacattctcaaatcaacgaaaaagaatgtacccatataagtttaaacatggattaaaaaatttgaatggattttatattaaaaaaaagggtacattttacatataacaaattgatatttgagaatgggtacatttaagatt is part of the Malus domestica chromosome 12, GDT2T_hap1 genome and encodes:
- the LOC103413763 gene encoding uncharacterized protein; translation: MVLASRTSWTCAVWCLRLRAAFQTILACTIVYTTTLYGPQPLRSLVAYPGYSYLTTILILSDATLGEALRGFWHTLYGCIQVLILTLLSLRMIGPAHFSYFVSALAVALCTFVVALPGATHLMSKRIAFGQIVIVYVGTAIHCAEADELVLMRPIQVCLSTVLGASASVGAMLFPNLFFYRKPSLAAVLSPYLAYHEVRQMCQKYAENARKRFNFYLDAILSQDSSAALDFILRAKPLAEAGEKLLRSIEHKQEALLWERPTIRNVLNPSRFYVREKLQEVELPLRGIAIASTSCPSFPVAMMKKLQADSLHDLKRRIHDQLEQLERFAPFYTRKKKERSLKEAFWPLETIFHEDLLAFFLVDCLKLLQENTEAIEECKRESSNTESSGGSQIKWSCDILCIKPSKTSLYFAVKCSLSLGLAVLLGLLFNEREACWAGLIIAISFVRGRQATFTVANARAQSTAMGSIYGILCCFIFKEVEDLSFLPLLPWLVFTSFLRHSRMYGQAGGISAAVGALLILGRKDYGPLIDFAIARITGAVIGLICFVTIEILTSPARAATLAKLKLSLGLGSLQACIEDLVLFDNQIASMSPKLRQKQSKLKSHVKKLEKFIEEAQLEPNFWFIPFNGACYSKLLRSLSNMENLSLFMSNIIESLSLVLQRFDLDLEELRKPMKAFEKDLEIFKKKVGKSLHCLQELASKKSVAVHNKHDIEFGTSARENDWDTLDASLTISVGLELEEEEESAMESAAMVSAASFHDLESSHDLEKPLLVDNSRVRIR